Below is a window of Dehalococcoidales bacterium DNA.
AGTCCGGGAGATGTACAGCTATAACCCGGAGAAAGCGAAACAGATCCTGGCTGAGGCCGGCTATCCGAACGGTTTTACGATTGAAGTGATTACCGAGGAAAGAACCGCTGACGAGTTAACCCTTCTGAGAGAATACCTGAGTCGAATCGGCGTTAATCTGGATATCCAGGTAAAAGAGCGTACCGTGTTTATCTCCATCTCTGAGGGCGCGCAGCACAAGCACGCTGTTTACGGAGACTTGTCGGCGTCGACGGCGTTCGCCTTCCACCCCACCAATCCCACCGATACCTCAAACGTTTCCCGTGTGGATGACCCGTACGCCAACCAGGTATATCTGGATACCAGGGCGGACTACATCTTTGATGAGCCTTCTCTCTGGCCATTGATGAAGGAGTTCAAGCAGTGGGAGATTGAACAGGCCTTCGCCATCCAGTTCCCATCACCTATGGTGTACCACATGTGGCAGCCGTGGCTGAAGAACTACCATGGTGAGGACTACCTGGGTATTTCAACGCGCCACTACTGGACCAAACATGTCTGGATTGACACGGCCCTGAAGAAGTCAATGGGTTACTAGGTACCGGGTCATACCGGAAGACAGAAGTAACGAAGGCTGGCGGTAGCTACCGCCAGCCTTCTCTTTTCATGAAATAGACTGAGTACGTTTCCCTTTTTACCCTTACCGGCTTCGTTCCGGTATTACCGGCGGGCTCAATTCGTCTCAGGAGAAATTGTTTTCCCGGTGCTTTACGGCGATGGTAGCCGCCAGATTGTCCAGCGCCCTGAAATCAGCTTCCCTGGGGAAGCCTTTACAGAGTACCGGCTCCAGTATTTCCACCTTCAGACTGGAGATCATGCCGGTGAGTTGCTCGACTGTCTTGCCTCCCCAGCCGTAGGAACCGATAATAGAGATAAACTTTAGTTTAGGCCGGAGGGCATTGGTCAGAGAGGTGGCGTAGGCGATACTGGGATGAGCGCCGGCGAGTACGGTAGGCACGCCGAGGACAACGGTAGCGGCGTCTACCAGCGCTATCGCCAGCTTCCCGGAATCGGTTACGGTCATGTCGAACTGTTTGACGGTGACCCCGCTCCGGACTAAAGCTCCGGTTAAGTAGTTGACCATCTCATAGGTGCTGCCGTGCATGGAGACATAGGGCAAAACGACGATGTTTCCCGGTTCATCAAAGACCCAGTGGTGGTAGGCATCCAGTATAAATTCCGGCCGGTTATAGATAGGGCCGTGGCTGGTGGCGATGATGTCAATAGCGTAGCTCTTCAGGTTTTCCAGGTTCTGATGGATGTTGCTGCGGAAGGGCATCATGATTTCGGCGTAATACCTCTTGGCCGCTTCATGGGATTGCCATTCATCAGTGACAAACAGATCGCTGGTGGCCAGATGAGCACCGAAGAAATCGCAGGAGAACAGTATTTTCTGTTCTTTCAGGTAGGAGGACATCGTCTCCGGCCAGTGCACCCAGGGGGTATAGACGAATTCCAGGGTTTTGTCGCCCAGGGACAGGGTCTCACGGTCGTTGATTATGATGAACCTGTCTTCCGGAATCGGCAGCAGGTCAATGAGCATTCCCTTGCACCTGAGATTGGTGACGACTTTTGCCTGCGGGTATTTCTCCAGGATGACGGGGATAGTGCCGGAGTGGTCCTGCTCGGCGTGATGGGCGACTACATAGTCCAGGTTTTCAATGCCAAGCTCGGCCAGGTGATTTAGCAGCACATCCCGCATGCTGGGGTCTACCGTGTCGATAAGGGCTGTTTTCTCACTCCCCTTAATCAGGTAAGAGTTGTAACTGGTACCATCGGGCAGCGGTATCAGCGCATCAAACAGCCGCCGGTTCCAGTCCACTGCCCCCACCCAGTGGGTTCCGGGTCTGATCTCTCTCGTCGTCATTTCGCTTCTCCCCCGGTTATTTCTATTCGCCTGGTCTATTACAAATCGGGATGGGTCTATATGATAGCGTAAGGAATAATGCTTGCCCTTGTCAATAAGTACCAGTACTATTTTTGATGACAGCGGGCAGATGGTCTGATGCTAAAGGAAGATTGAAATGGTAACAGCTCTGGCTGACTCCGGGTGATTACAGCCTGAATTTGTCTTTCAATATCCCGGAGAGCTCTCCCAGATAGGAAAAAGCCTTCTCGACGAGCTGTTCCTCAACGGTTAGGTCAGTGCTATTTTCGCAAGTTGCGGCTTCATCACTGGCGCCGACCCGCCCCGCATTCTTAAGGCAGCACCGCGCCGGTGCGATCAAGGCCTGCCGGGCGATTTGTCGGGAACTTAAGTCAGTATTCAGGGATACCACCTCCCAGTAAGTTGAAAGGCGTTCCGCCAGCGTCTCCGGAGTCTCTCGGTTGAGATTGTCTGAATCAGTGGGGACGATGCCCCATGATATAATACCGCCATTCTTGATGAAATCGGCGATATCACTGGCGTATCCTTTGGGCATTATCTCCATTTGATAGGC
It encodes the following:
- a CDS encoding FprA family A-type flavoprotein → MTTREIRPGTHWVGAVDWNRRLFDALIPLPDGTSYNSYLIKGSEKTALIDTVDPSMRDVLLNHLAELGIENLDYVVAHHAEQDHSGTIPVILEKYPQAKVVTNLRCKGMLIDLLPIPEDRFIIINDRETLSLGDKTLEFVYTPWVHWPETMSSYLKEQKILFSCDFFGAHLATSDLFVTDEWQSHEAAKRYYAEIMMPFRSNIHQNLENLKSYAIDIIATSHGPIYNRPEFILDAYHHWVFDEPGNIVVLPYVSMHGSTYEMVNYLTGALVRSGVTVKQFDMTVTDSGKLAIALVDAATVVLGVPTVLAGAHPSIAYATSLTNALRPKLKFISIIGSYGWGGKTVEQLTGMISSLKVEILEPVLCKGFPREADFRALDNLAATIAVKHRENNFS